In Streptomyces sp. NBC_00433, a single genomic region encodes these proteins:
- a CDS encoding beta-N-acetylglucosaminidase domain-containing protein, with protein MAAGRTPLLRRTSAVALAATVVGGWLGQTPASAQPTPTAPTAPASAPVTQSDTAPAVYPKPQLLRRQGDFARVTPQVTLVADAAADPSALDLVEQTLHSAGARDVVRAAGPGPGLTVYAGAPAESRLAALGAPPAGDLPDGGYRLAVSGGTVALQGVGADGLYHAAQTLRQLTAAHRRDTGFAPVVVRDWPAAPVRGIAESFYGVPWTQEQRLAQLDFMARTKQNRYLYSPGDDPYRQEQWREPYPADRRADFRALAARADQDHVTLAWALAPGQSLCFSSAADGRALQRKLDAMWALGVRAFQFQFQDVSYSEWHCSADSRAFGSGPQAAARAQAKVVNAAAAYLTGRHGTAAAAVSLLPTEFYQDGATDYRTALAKALDPRVEVAWTGVGVVPGRITGDQVAAVDAALRHPLLTVDNYPVNDFAADRLFLGPYTGRQPAVATASAGLLASAMQQPAASRIALFTAADFAWNPTGYDPQASWQAAIDDLAGPDGATRAALRALAGNESSSALGGEESAYLRPLIAAFRAALPAGAGSGGQRLAAAARELRAAFTVMRTAPDRLDGLAGGGFGDEVRPWLDRLSLYGAAGEHAVDLLSAQARGDGAAAWQARQALDGDRTALAEGTATVGGSVLDDFLTGAVDDSDAWAGLGADGRTATTSMASGRGTDPAAMVDGRDATAWSSDAPPRPDDAFGVDLGTARDVASVRIAMGDGSGSDDFLHDAVLEVSADDGTGWRRVGEYRDQPVVTARFPAGTKVRRVRLRAVEGQPGAVTVREFAVAVSGAVTMSAAGPDHASAAVDGDLSTSAGSGPLTVDFGGARQLDTLTVAAMGVPSPVPTGAPPFAEPVSVEAHTAGGGWRRVGVLGGDWTELRVGALVDAVRLSDGRGVCEVVPWFAAPPRVTLDEPQVDAAAGGPAVEMTASVASGLPRDLAVSASATGPAGAPVAVGVPGAPLPLRRGGTVRLPLTVSVAPGTAPGTYAMPVRFTVAGRTAERIVTVRVHPPTGGPDLVPGAVASSSGDETADFPAAAVADGDPATRWSSPVDDAAWVQVRLAAPARVGEVVLHWQDAYAARYEVQTSADGVTWHTAATVADGGGGRETVWLDGAEQAVFVRVQGVRRATAYGYSLYGIEAYAVTG; from the coding sequence CGCGGCCGCCGACCCGTCCGCCCTCGACCTGGTCGAGCAGACCCTCCACTCGGCTGGCGCCCGCGACGTCGTCCGCGCGGCGGGCCCCGGCCCCGGCCTGACGGTCTACGCCGGCGCCCCCGCCGAGAGCCGGCTCGCCGCCCTCGGCGCCCCGCCCGCGGGCGACCTCCCCGACGGCGGCTACCGGCTGGCCGTCAGCGGCGGCACCGTCGCGCTGCAAGGCGTGGGCGCCGACGGCCTCTACCACGCCGCCCAGACGCTGCGTCAGCTGACGGCCGCCCACCGAAGGGACACCGGCTTCGCGCCGGTCGTCGTCCGCGACTGGCCCGCCGCCCCGGTCCGCGGCATCGCGGAGAGCTTCTACGGCGTCCCCTGGACGCAGGAGCAGCGCCTGGCGCAGCTGGACTTCATGGCGCGGACCAAGCAGAACCGCTATCTGTACTCCCCCGGCGACGACCCCTACCGCCAGGAGCAGTGGCGCGAGCCCTACCCGGCGGACCGGCGCGCGGACTTCCGGGCGCTGGCCGCCCGCGCCGACCAGGACCACGTCACGCTGGCCTGGGCGCTGGCCCCCGGCCAGAGCCTGTGCTTCTCCTCGGCCGCCGACGGGAGGGCGCTCCAGCGCAAGCTGGACGCGATGTGGGCGCTGGGTGTCCGCGCCTTCCAGTTCCAGTTCCAGGACGTCAGCTACAGCGAGTGGCACTGCTCCGCCGACTCCCGCGCCTTCGGCAGCGGGCCGCAGGCCGCCGCCCGGGCGCAGGCGAAGGTGGTGAACGCGGCGGCGGCGTACCTGACCGGGCGTCACGGCACCGCCGCCGCGGCGGTGTCGCTGCTGCCGACCGAGTTCTACCAGGACGGCGCCACCGACTACCGCACGGCGCTGGCGAAGGCCCTCGACCCGCGGGTCGAGGTGGCGTGGACCGGCGTCGGGGTGGTGCCCGGCCGGATCACCGGCGACCAGGTGGCGGCCGTGGACGCCGCGCTGCGGCACCCGCTGCTGACCGTGGACAACTACCCGGTCAACGACTTCGCGGCCGACCGGCTCTTCCTCGGCCCGTACACCGGGCGGCAGCCGGCCGTGGCGACGGCGTCGGCCGGGCTGCTGGCGAGCGCGATGCAGCAGCCGGCCGCGTCGCGTATCGCGCTGTTCACCGCCGCGGATTTCGCCTGGAATCCGACCGGCTACGACCCCCAGGCGTCCTGGCAGGCCGCGATCGACGACCTGGCGGGTCCCGACGGGGCGACCAGGGCGGCGCTGCGCGCCCTGGCGGGCAACGAGTCGTCGTCGGCGCTCGGCGGTGAGGAGTCGGCGTATCTGCGCCCGCTGATCGCCGCTTTCCGCGCCGCACTGCCGGCGGGGGCGGGCTCGGGCGGGCAGCGGCTCGCGGCCGCGGCGCGCGAGCTGCGGGCGGCCTTCACGGTGATGCGCACCGCGCCCGACCGCCTCGACGGCCTGGCCGGCGGCGGTTTCGGCGACGAGGTGCGGCCCTGGCTCGACCGGCTGTCGCTCTACGGGGCGGCGGGCGAGCACGCGGTGGACCTGCTGTCGGCGCAGGCCCGCGGCGACGGCGCGGCGGCCTGGCAGGCCCGGCAGGCGCTGGACGGCGACCGCACGGCGCTCGCGGAGGGCACGGCGACGGTCGGCGGCTCCGTGCTCGACGACTTCCTGACCGGCGCGGTGGACGACTCCGACGCCTGGGCAGGGCTCGGCGCCGACGGCCGCACGGCGACCACGTCGATGGCCTCGGGCCGCGGCACCGACCCCGCGGCGATGGTCGACGGCAGGGACGCCACGGCCTGGTCGAGCGACGCGCCGCCGCGCCCCGACGACGCCTTCGGCGTGGACCTGGGCACGGCGAGGGACGTCGCCTCGGTGCGGATCGCGATGGGCGACGGCAGCGGCTCGGACGACTTCCTGCACGACGCGGTCCTCGAAGTCTCCGCGGACGACGGCACCGGCTGGCGCCGGGTCGGCGAATACCGCGACCAGCCGGTGGTCACGGCGCGCTTCCCCGCGGGGACGAAGGTCCGCCGGGTGCGGCTGCGGGCCGTCGAGGGCCAGCCGGGCGCGGTGACCGTACGGGAGTTCGCCGTGGCGGTGAGCGGCGCCGTCACCATGTCGGCGGCCGGACCCGACCACGCGTCCGCCGCGGTGGACGGCGACCTGTCGACGTCGGCCGGCAGCGGCCCGCTGACCGTGGACTTCGGCGGCGCCCGGCAGCTGGACACGCTCACGGTCGCCGCCATGGGAGTGCCGTCACCTGTCCCCACGGGCGCACCGCCTTTTGCCGAGCCCGTCTCGGTCGAGGCGCACACCGCGGGCGGCGGCTGGCGGCGGGTCGGCGTGCTGGGCGGGGACTGGACGGAGCTGCGTGTCGGAGCGCTGGTGGACGCCGTGCGGCTGTCCGACGGGCGCGGGGTGTGCGAGGTCGTGCCGTGGTTCGCCGCCCCTCCCCGCGTCACCCTGGACGAGCCGCAGGTCGACGCGGCCGCGGGCGGACCGGCGGTGGAGATGACCGCGTCGGTGGCCTCGGGGCTGCCCAGGGACCTCGCGGTGTCGGCGTCCGCGACCGGGCCCGCGGGCGCCCCGGTCGCCGTGGGGGTGCCGGGGGCGCCGCTGCCGCTGCGCCGCGGCGGCACCGTACGGCTGCCGCTGACCGTGTCGGTCGCGCCCGGCACCGCTCCTGGGACGTACGCCATGCCGGTGCGCTTCACGGTCGCGGGCCGGACGGCGGAGCGGATCGTCACCGTGCGGGTGCATCCGCCGACCGGCGGTCCGGATCTGGTGCCCGGCGCTGTCGCCTCGTCGTCGGGCGACGAGACCGCGGACTTCCCGGCCGCCGCGGTGGCCGACGGCGACCCGGCGACCCGCTGGTCCTCACCGGTGGACGACGCGGCCTGGGTGCAGGTGCGGCTCGCGGCCCCCGCCCGGGTCGGCGAGGTGGTGCTGCACTGGCAGGACGCGTACGCGGCGCGCTACGAGGTGCAGACCTCCGCCGACGGCGTGACCTGGCACACCGCGGCCACCGTGGCGGACGGCGGCGGCGGACGCGAGACCGTATGGCTGGACGGCGCGGAGCAGGCCGTCTTCGTCCGGGTGCAGGGAGTGCGCAGGGCCACCGCCTACGGTTACTCGCTGTACGGCATCGAGGCATACGCCGTCACGGGATGA
- a CDS encoding ROK family transcriptional regulator has protein sequence MAGTPGTPGTPRVLRAMNDRAALDLLLEHGTLSRTRIGKLTGLSKPTASQLLARLEAAGLVLATGTTAGRPGPNAQLYSVNPAAAHVAGLDVTTERIRAAVADITGRTVGSFRLPTPHHRAGSAVEQVVQALDGAAKAAGLSRSDLHRGVIGTPGAFDPSTGRLRYASHLPGWHSPALLDELAAALPMPLEYDNDVNLAAVAEQRIGAARGHDDFVLLWNEEGIGAALMIGGRLHRGWTGGAGEVGFLPVPGTPLVRNVTRTNNGGFQELAGCNAVLRHARELGIGIPDAPLPDAAATVLGEAAAAHGESEPGGTGPYAELLARCATGMAVGLASVVAVLDPELIVLAGDVAVAGGEPLRALIQSELAELAVPRPRLVLGTVQMHPVLSGALESALATTRDEVFDTSR, from the coding sequence ATGGCTGGCACACCTGGCACACCTGGTACGCCGCGCGTCCTGCGCGCCATGAACGACCGCGCCGCCCTCGACCTCCTGCTGGAGCACGGCACGCTCTCCCGGACCCGGATCGGCAAGCTCACCGGCCTCTCCAAGCCCACCGCCTCGCAGCTGCTGGCCCGTCTGGAGGCGGCGGGGCTGGTGCTGGCCACCGGCACCACCGCGGGCCGCCCGGGGCCGAACGCGCAGCTCTACTCGGTCAACCCGGCCGCCGCCCATGTCGCGGGCCTCGACGTGACCACGGAGCGCATCAGGGCCGCGGTCGCCGACATCACCGGACGCACCGTCGGCTCCTTCCGGCTGCCCACCCCGCACCACCGGGCCGGCAGCGCGGTCGAGCAGGTCGTCCAGGCACTGGACGGCGCGGCGAAGGCCGCCGGCCTCAGCCGCTCCGACCTGCACCGCGGCGTCATCGGCACCCCCGGCGCCTTCGACCCGAGCACCGGGCGGCTGCGCTATGCCAGCCACCTGCCCGGCTGGCACTCCCCCGCGCTGCTCGACGAGCTGGCCGCCGCCCTGCCGATGCCGCTGGAGTACGACAACGACGTCAACCTCGCCGCCGTCGCCGAGCAGCGGATCGGCGCGGCCCGCGGCCACGACGACTTCGTCCTGCTGTGGAACGAGGAGGGCATCGGAGCCGCCCTGATGATCGGCGGCCGCCTGCACCGCGGATGGACCGGCGGCGCCGGCGAGGTCGGCTTCCTGCCGGTGCCCGGCACCCCGCTGGTCCGCAACGTGACCAGGACCAACAACGGCGGCTTCCAGGAGCTGGCCGGCTGCAACGCGGTGCTGCGGCACGCGAGGGAGCTGGGCATCGGCATCCCCGACGCCCCGCTGCCGGACGCCGCCGCCACGGTACTGGGCGAGGCCGCCGCCGCCCACGGCGAGTCCGAGCCGGGCGGCACGGGTCCGTACGCGGAACTGCTCGCCCGCTGCGCCACCGGCATGGCGGTCGGCCTGGCCTCCGTGGTGGCCGTGCTCGACCCGGAGCTGATCGTGCTGGCCGGCGACGTCGCCGTCGCGGGCGGCGAGCCGCTGCGCGCCCTCATCCAGTCGGAGCTGGCCGAACTGGCCGTGCCCCGGCCGCGGCTGGTGCTCGGCACCGTCCAGATGCACCCCGTCCTGAGCGGCGCGCTGGAAAGCGCGCTCGCCACCACCCGCGACGAGGTGTTCGACACCTCCCGCTGA
- a CDS encoding HNH endonuclease, whose product MPHVLVLNASYEPLGVVPLRRALVLVLNNKAVCLEESGAYLHSETQALPAPSVVKLTKFVRVPFRGTVPLTRRALFARDGGRCAYCGAAATSVDHVIPRSRGGQHAWENVVAACRRCNHVKADRHVAELGWRLRHQPAPPSGLAWRIIGTGHRDPRWLPYLQPFGADDALARIDGISA is encoded by the coding sequence GTGCCGCATGTCCTGGTCCTGAACGCGTCGTACGAGCCGCTCGGCGTCGTACCGCTCCGCCGCGCGCTCGTCCTCGTGCTGAACAACAAGGCCGTATGCCTAGAGGAATCCGGCGCCTATCTGCACAGCGAGACACAGGCGTTGCCCGCGCCCAGTGTCGTGAAACTCACCAAATTCGTCCGCGTCCCCTTTCGCGGCACCGTCCCGCTGACCCGCAGGGCGCTCTTCGCCCGGGACGGCGGCAGGTGTGCCTACTGCGGGGCCGCCGCCACCAGCGTCGACCATGTCATCCCGCGCAGCCGGGGCGGCCAGCACGCCTGGGAGAACGTGGTGGCGGCGTGCAGGCGCTGCAACCACGTCAAAGCCGATCGCCATGTCGCCGAACTGGGCTGGCGGCTGCGCCATCAACCGGCGCCGCCCTCGGGACTCGCCTGGCGGATCATCGGGACCGGGCACCGGGACCCGCGCTGGCTGCCATATCTGCAACCTTTCGGCGCGGATGACGCCCTGGCCCGGATCGACGGCATATCGGCCTGA
- a CDS encoding mechanosensitive ion channel family protein produces the protein MSTATPPAAAPLDSVSRTASQAGSWVDDNWADWLNAGLQILLILVIAIVLRSAVRRTISRLIDRMNRGAEAAAATALGGLLVNAERRKQRSEAIGSVLRSVASFVILGTAALTVLSVLRIDLAPLLASAGVAGVAIGFGARNLVTDFLSGVFMILEDQYGVGDVIDAGVASGTVVEVGLRVTKLRGDNGEIWYVRNGEVKRIGNLSQGWATAVVDVQVGVGEDMDRARAVIVETADAMGKEDPWDEFLWEPVQMLGLESVGSEFVVLQVQARTMPGQAAPVARELRWRIKRAFDREGIVIAGGAPAATVTDPAAVAAEGAPVADGAEENGPAPAQRAASVPPPAAGEH, from the coding sequence GTGTCCACCGCGACGCCCCCCGCCGCCGCCCCACTCGACAGCGTGTCCCGCACCGCCTCCCAGGCAGGCAGCTGGGTGGACGACAACTGGGCCGACTGGCTGAACGCCGGACTGCAGATCCTGCTGATCCTGGTGATCGCCATCGTCCTGCGCTCGGCGGTACGGCGCACCATCAGCCGGCTCATCGACCGGATGAACCGGGGTGCGGAGGCCGCGGCCGCGACCGCGCTGGGCGGTCTGCTGGTCAATGCGGAGCGGCGCAAGCAGCGCAGCGAGGCGATCGGCTCGGTGCTCAGGAGCGTGGCGTCGTTCGTCATCCTGGGCACCGCGGCGCTGACCGTCCTGTCGGTGCTGCGGATCGACCTGGCGCCGCTGCTGGCCAGTGCCGGCGTCGCCGGTGTGGCGATCGGCTTCGGCGCGCGCAACCTGGTGACGGACTTCCTGTCCGGCGTCTTCATGATCCTTGAGGACCAGTACGGCGTCGGCGACGTCATCGACGCCGGCGTGGCCTCCGGCACGGTCGTCGAGGTGGGCCTGCGGGTGACGAAGCTGCGCGGCGACAACGGCGAGATCTGGTACGTGCGCAATGGCGAGGTCAAGCGGATCGGCAATCTCAGCCAGGGCTGGGCGACGGCCGTGGTGGACGTCCAGGTGGGCGTGGGCGAGGACATGGACCGGGCGCGTGCGGTGATCGTGGAGACCGCGGACGCCATGGGCAAGGAAGACCCGTGGGACGAGTTCCTGTGGGAGCCGGTGCAGATGCTCGGCCTGGAGTCGGTGGGCTCGGAATTCGTGGTGCTCCAGGTGCAGGCCAGGACGATGCCCGGACAGGCGGCGCCGGTGGCGCGGGAGCTGCGCTGGCGGATCAAGCGGGCCTTCGACCGGGAGGGCATCGTGATCGCCGGCGGCGCCCCCGCCGCGACGGTGACCGACCCCGCGGCGGTGGCCGCCGAGGGCGCGCCGGTCGCCGACGGCGCCGAGGAGAACGGCCCGGCGCCCGCGCAGCGCGCCGCGTCCGTACCGCCGCCGGCCGCCGGCGAGCACTGA